The nucleotide window TTTATCGGTTGAATACCAAATTGACCGGCCTCTAAAAAAGTTGTCAATTTGACAAGCTTCGATATTATCAATTGTTTTTTTTTCTATATACACGTCATCAAATTTTAGCTTGCCATGGTATAAACACAATAGCTAGCCAGTTTTTTAGTAACAAGCAAAGTATACCGTGAAATCCAATTGGCACAGCCAATGGAAACTGTCCATTATTTTAGGCTTTAGAAAGAAATCGTACAATATGAACTAGGATTTGACAACCCGGCCAGCACGGGCTCGTCGGCTGTTCGTCCGCCATGGCCAGAGTCGCCGCGCACGTCCACCACGCCGCAGACGCCCGACTTTCATCCCCACCCACAAACCTCCCGTTTCTCCACCTCTCCCGGGGATTGTTCGCCGGAGGTGAGCGTGGTCGCGCCGACCACGACCGAGCCCTCACCCATGGCCACTGACCTCAACGCAACACCTGTGGCGGGCGGGTCGTTCACCGGGGGCCAAAGGAAACGCCCGCGCGAGATCCTCGCCGGTATGCATCCTGACGCCCGCAACCTGTTCGACACAATGCCAGCGACCACAAACGATGACATGACCAACCGTTTCATCATGGAGAACATCATCTTCGAGGGCGGTGTGGGTGACACGGCCTACGATCCCAACGAGACCCAAAGCCAAGACGGCCGAGGCCCCTTCATGGGCGGTGTGGATGGCACGGCCGACCCCTTCACGCAAGGCCAAGATGGCATGGGTAGCACTTCCCCGCAAGCCCACGAGTTCCTGGACGACTATGGCCTGGAAGTAGAAGATGAAGTGGACatcgggggggagggggggaagGGGGGGGCTTTGTTTGCCGACGAGCTCACATTCCAAGCCAATGCAAACAAGAAGCGCCAATATATTCAGACGAAGGCATACACAAAGGATGGGGATTAACTCCTTTGTGAATGTCGGAGCGATATTAGACGAGACCCCAAGATCGGCGCTAAGCAAAAGGCATCAACCTTTTGGCTAAGAGTTTATCGCCAATTTCATGAACGCAAGAAGTTCGCGCCATACAAGATGGAGAGCAAGTGTGGGTGGGTGTCCCTCTCGAAGCATTGGAGGGTCATACAACAAAAGTGCAACAAGTTTTGTGCCACCCTTCAAAGCATCAACGACCATCCCTTGAGTGGCCTCGGCATCAAAGACATGGTATACATTCCTTCGTCTTCGTTTACGTTTGTTTTCAGGCTTGCATGCATGTCCACTGCCCATTTGAATATGCATTCGTGTTTTCATTTGTAGGCATACCAAGCTTTGGAAGCTTTCAAGGCCCAACATGGAAACAAGCCGTTCACCCTCACCAATTGTTGGATGATCATAAAAGGCGACGAGAAATTCAAGGAGCAATATGCGGCCCTCACGAAGAATGGAGGGGAGCAAGCCGCCGAGGAGCATGATGAGGGACGTAAGCCATGGCCACGAGGAAAGACCACTCCCAAAAAGAGGACAAGCGTGGTGCGGCGTCATTTGCCTTGCAAGCAACTTTGGAAGGCATGATCACCCAAAATGATACAAGGGAGGAGAAGCGTCGGCAAGACAAATAAGAGCAAATGATGCCCTACATGGAGATGCAAAGGAAGAAGATCGAGATGGAGGCGGAGATGCATGGAAGCTCGTGATGGACGAGAATTGGGTCGGCCAGTTGGGTGCACCGGTCTGACACAGGCGGACGACGAGTGGGcagccgacccaaacggacaaaaagcaAACAAAGTGTGCATTTGTTTGGGTCGGCgtgttggagttgctctaaaggTAGTACCTTAGACTAGTAACATACGCATGTTACTACtttaagttactccccactatgacatAAGGAAACTTGAAACCCACCTTGAATTCCCCCCAATTATACCTAGCCATCCCTCGGGCTGGGCCGAACAAAGCCCGATGAAGAAAACCTAGGCCCAAGCCCGGCCCAACCATCGGGCCTAAAATCCAGACCAAGCCCGACCGGTCAATGTAAAATCCCGCCGGGCCTCGAGCCTCGGACCTCTTCAGTAAAGCGCAAATATGACAGGCCTAGGCCCGCCTAACCTGACCTTCGGTCTCAATTTTTAGGCCCAAGCCCAGCCCGCGGGTAAGACCGGGCCGGGTCGGGCCGTCCGGGCCGGGTTGCCGATGGCCAGGTATACCCCCAATATTACCCAGGATTGGATTTATAATGGTTTTATACAAAGCTAAGGTGCAATTAATCCAGTTTTAAAGTTCAGAGGATATGGATGGGGGGCTATACTTCTTTCTTTCTAAAATGGAAAAAGAACCATGCAGTGTAGGATCGATAGGCCCAGAGTCCATTCATCATCTGCAGCCCGTGGTCTCATTCACTGTGGGCTAACCTGTAGCCTCTACTCTTTTCTCTCTAAGGACGAAAAAAAAGTCTAATCATGGCGGCTCTTTCCTGAATATTTTTCGTGACCCATTAATAATGCTGAAAATTGTCGGTACAGGCCACATTTGTTTTGATGGCAACACATAGGAAGCCAGGTTGCACGACACTTGTTTGATTTGTTTACTTTCAAATTCTTCGAATTTCTACTATTTACGTTCAGAAGTCGGAGTTTATCACGCAAATGTTTGCGGTACAAGATGCCAGATGATCATAATCGCCAAGTTTGTCAATGTCAGCACACAACGGGAATCATCTGAATAGCATCGTTGTATTTGTTTCAACAAACTACCAAAAAAAAATCACAGTTTGTGAGCATAAACATTTATTCTTGTTTGATGGAGTAACTGCTCAAACATTTGGTCGTCTTAAGCTTCTTCGGCTCAGCAATAACGCGTTAACTAACATCTTCAGTCAAATGTTATGAAAAAGATCAGTTTGTCATGCCTAAAAATTTGACATCAGACTTTTAGTGTTTCTGCAGATTTATGAGATCCCAACTGCTAAGCAAATAGAGATTTACTCACCATTATGCATCTGCTTTAGTTTTTGGGCTTTACCACCTTGGAAACATTAGTACTGTTGGTTCAATACACATCAGAATAGCAAGAATTAATGCAAAAAGGTACAAATCCGATAAGGTCACTTTTATCTTGGTCATTCTCTGGAACTTTCAAGAAACAGTTCAAGAGCAAGATGAAGATGGTATTTGTCATAGTGAAATACCGTAGAAAAAAGAGCATGACGCATATACGATGCTGAAATGTATCGGCCTAGCAACAATCCCATTGCGAACTACTATGCCTCTACTAGGCACCAAATTATGGACAAGACATGCCGTGAGCGAACAGACAAACACTTTTTTTTTATCAATCAAAATAGAAAATGAATAGCAGAGGGCatctggtggtaccttcacctcCTACCGGCGCTAGCATCGCTACCTGACGATCTGATCGGCTCTCaccgccgtccgccgccgccgaggacgagctagggttagggtaacgCTGAGCTCGTGAAATCCTCGGGCTTTTCTCTGCGGAAATCTGAGACAAAAATCGAGGGAGAAAAAAAACTAACCGTCCTGTGCTGGAACAAGAGGCCCAAGAGTCCACCTGCCGCGTTCGGCCCGTATAGCTCCCATTCTTAATGGGCCTGCCGTACCCATTACCCAAAGCTATACAAGGACAAAGTCGTCTTTTACCCAGCGGGATCGATCCGTGGCATGGCTCGCCGACTCTGCCGTCTCcctcgcctcctcctccccctcgccgccgcccccaggCCCCAGCCCCGCCTCCCCGCCCTAAACCCTAGCCCCGCCGCTCTCCTCCGTCCCTCATCCTCCCCGACGCCGACGCCCTCCTTCCCCGCCTTCCCCCGCCTCTTCTCCTCGTCATCCGCAGGTacgcctcctcctccccgccgATCCTTCGCTTCCCTGTGTCCCTGTGCCGGCGCTGACAGTTTCTTTCCCGGCTCCCGCAGGCGATTCCAGCATGGTGGTCGTCGGCTCGGCGGACTCCTTCGAGGACATCCACGCCAAGGTGCAAGGTGCGGCGCCGATCCCCTCCCTTCTCGCTCCAGCTTTTCCACCGTTTCTTCACACTGTTGTTGGCAGTACGATGCGTGCGCGAGTTTCGTTCTCACATTGTTGGTGTGGTCGCCCTTGCCTTTTGCAGTGGAGAAGCTCCCCGCCGTCTTCTACTACACGGCGGTCTGGTGCGGGCCGTGTAAGTGCCGCTTCCGCGCCATGAATTGGGATTTGGGTGTGTGACTAGAGGGGGCTACAATTCTGTTGTTTGGTGTTGCAGGTCGGGCGATGGCACCTGTGATCGAGAAGATGAGCAGGCAGTACCCCAAGATACCAGTCTACAAGGTCGACATCGACATGGTAAGCCAACAGATTTCACTCTTGCTGTAATGTTCATCTGCTAGCGAATTCCATGTTAATGTGTTCTCTGTTTGGATATGAATGGTAAATTTGCACAAGTACGACTGTATGAGTCTGTTCTAAGTTGTAACCTTATTTTATCAAAGATCATTGCATCACACTCCTGGTGTTCATCCGTCAAGTTGTGTCACGTAAACCACGACGTTTGAAATTCCGTTATGACAAGTAATTGTTGATAGACCATGCCTGTTAAAATGAAGCCTTAAGTTTTGATCTCGTAGAGTTGGATCTAAATAAATATATCTGTCAGCTTTCTTGGTGAATCAAGTTTGGGCTCACTCAGAGCCACATTTTCTTATTCACTTGGTTCTCTTCTTGGGAGTTTGAGAATGAAGTTAGCACCGTCACTTGTCCAGGATCATTGTAAAAGTTGCTTCATAACTAGTCCCACCATTAGTTGGATATTCTGTATGCTTGATCTTTTCAAAAATCTAGCAGCAGGCTTTTGCTGGTGCTAAGTCCTGATTGTTTGGTATGTGTGCCCTTGTTCTTTCTGTAAAACTCCTTAATTAATATGAtgaggcaaagcttttgcctTCGTTTAATTTTTTTTATCTATGTGGTGTCACTTGGGCGAAAGTTGTGATGTGGTCATAAGGCCAGTATAACACCCATTGGGAGGATTTATGCAGAATTACTCTGTTAGGTTGGTGGAATTGCACTACGACCATTAAAAAAAATTGCTCCTAGACCATACATGCTAAAGGGAAGCCTCAAGTTGTACTCTGTTAGGTTGGTAGTAGGTTGGTTCAGCATAGCTATATTTGCCAGCTTTCTAGCATTACGAAGGTTGAAGCTTGGGATAACTCAGAGCCACAGTATTTTTTCTCTCTCAGTTAGCCTTCTTTTAGAACTTTGAGAATACATGAAATTGCTTTGTAACTGGTCTGCTCTTAGTTAAGCAAATTCGTCTAGACGAGTTACCTTCGGCAACATATTCCAGACACGCATGATCTATGCAGTATCACTTGCCTGAGAGTGATGATGCGGTACCAGGCATGTACCCAGTATAGACCAATGCAATTTAGTAATCCTATTTAAAAATTACTGTTCATGGTTTCCTTGTATGGGCATACTCATTTGTTTATAGTAAGCAGATTGAGTTGAGAGTTAGTGCATACCTGCATAGTGCTCTCCATAGAAAAGATTCAAAATCAAGTACTGTTTGTTGAGGTGCTGTTCAGTTCAGTGGTTTTACTCTATTGTGAATCTGTGATTGCGTGTAAAAGGGACAAATGTTGCAGTGGTTACTTCAGTTTGTTAACTGGATGTCTTATTGGGAATAAACACCACGACAGTTGTCAGCACATGCCAGGCGGAATGCATTTGACCATGCAAGGTGGAATGTATTTCAAATACATTAAAAGTCATTGCTGTTGTGGCTATATTTAATGTTCTCAACAGTATGCCTGCTCCCGTTATTGATACACGATTTCTTTTCCTCTTGTGCTGCAGGAGGGACTTGGGACCAGACTTAGTAACCTGAAAATATTCTCTGTCGTAAGTTGCATACCTGAAATTGTACTTCATGAGATTTTTGTTCTTATTTTAATATGATATAAATTATAGTACTATTCTGTTTCATGGTAATGATGCGTTACATATGTTTTTGTGACTGGAGGAGTCTGAGAATATGCATTGATTCAACCTTACTTTGTTAAATGCATACGTGCATGTTCGTTGAGTTCACTTGAACTGAGAGCCAGATTATAGAAATATCCTTCTACCAGCATGTTTGTGTCTTTGTGTTCATACCAACCTTCATCCTAACTCGCAATCCAAATATTTGACTCTTGCTGAACCTGGCACAGCCAACTTTCCACTTCTATCACAAAGGCGAGAAGAGCAGCGAAGTGGTTGGTGCTGACGTGAAGAAGCTTGAAGCTGCCATGGAAAGTCTTCACAAGTAAGATCTTTCTTCTCgtcctttttttttctttttcttctcacACAAACAGTACAGTGCTGTTTGAATGATCTCATCTGCGGTGGAGCAAACGAAAATAAACAAGCCTGGCCATGATAGTTTGAATCTTGTACTCAACTACAAACGTAATTATGCTACGGGCCTATATTAAACATGTCTCCAGCACTTGGCCATTTACTTTGTATTGCGATGCTTGTGACATTAATACTTTATATCGCAGTTCTCTTGACATTATACAGTGTACTTGCACAGGCAACAGTGAAGTTGACTTGGAGTGGGGGACAGTTCTTTTGCATGAAGAGTTGGAGAGGCTGTAATGCTTGTGATTTGCGTGTTTGACATGGAAACTTCCGCCTTACGATCTTGTTTCGATATCTGGATACACACTGGCCGCAAAACATCGATATCTGGATTTATGCCACGCTTGAGCACAGCTTTTGTGCAATTTCTGCACGTCTATTTAGGAGCATCTGTGATTATGAATCTGTCTATATTGTGGCGC belongs to Triticum urartu cultivar G1812 chromosome 7, Tu2.1, whole genome shotgun sequence and includes:
- the LOC125523339 gene encoding thioredoxin O, mitochondrial isoform X1, coding for MARRLCRLPRLLLPLAAAPRPQPRLPALNPSPAALLRPSSSPTPTPSFPAFPRLFSSSSAGDSSMVVVGSADSFEDIHAKVQVEKLPAVFYYTAVWCGPCRAMAPVIEKMSRQYPKIPVYKVDIDMEGLGTRLSNLKIFSVPTFHFYHKGEKSSEVVGADVKKLEAAMESLHKQQ
- the LOC125523339 gene encoding thioredoxin O, mitochondrial isoform X2, producing MARRLCRLPRLLLPLAAAPRPQPRLPALNPSPAALLRPSSSPTPTPSFPAFPRLFSSSSAGDSSMVVVGSADSFEDIHAKVQVEKLPAVFYYTAVWCGPCRAMAPVIEKMSRQYPKIPVYKVDIDMEGLGTRLSNLKIFSVPTFHFYHKGEKSSEVVGADVKKLEAAMESLHK